One genomic region from Apodemus sylvaticus chromosome 1, mApoSyl1.1, whole genome shotgun sequence encodes:
- the LOC127671806 gene encoding zinc finger protein 27 isoform X2, whose product MRRVVMNAQALGRHQRIHTGEKLYECSSCGKGFSYNSDLRIHQKIHTGEKCHGCVYCGKAFTQKSTLKMHQKIHTGERAYVCIECGQAFIQKTHLVAHRRIHTGEKPYKCDSCGKSFVSKSQLQVHQQVHSRVRPCVSPDHGKTFSSSPNPLTPKKVQMREKSSVCTVCGKAFTYRSELIIHQRTHTGEKPYQCGDCGKAFTQKSALNVHQRIHTGEKSYVCVKCGLAFVQKAHLVAHHVIHTGEKPYKCGHCGKRFTSKSQLHVHKRIHTGEKPYVCDKCGKAFANRSNLITHQKTHTGEKAYVCSRCGKAFIQRSDLVTHHRIHTGEKPYGCSTCGKAFTQKSHLNIHQKIHTGERQYKCQDCGKAFNQKSILIVHQKIHTGEKPYSCAECGKAFIRRSNFITHQRIHTGEKPYRCSDCGKSFTSKSQLLVHRPVHTGEKPYVCAECGKAFSGRSNLSKHQKTHTGEKPYVCSECGRSFRQKSELMSHHRIHTGEKPYDCGDCGKSFTKKSQLQVHQRIHTGEKPYRCAECGKAFTDRSNLNKHQATHTGEKPYKCVVCGKGFVQKSVLSMHQRAHT is encoded by the exons ATGCGGAGAGTCGTTATGAATGCACAGGCGTTAGGAAG GCACCAGAGgattcacactggagagaagctcTATGAATGTAGCAGTTGTGGGAAGGGGTTCTCTTACAACTCAGACCTCCGGATACATCAGAAGATCCATACAGGAGAGAAATGTCACGGCTGTGTCTACTGTGGCAAAGCCTTCACACAAAAGTCCACACTCAAGATGCACCAGAAAATCCACACGGGAGAGAGGGCCTATGTCTGTATTGAATGTGGACAGGCTTTTATCCAGAAGACACACCTGGTCGCACACCGAAGAATTCACACTGGAGAAAAGCCATACAAGTGTGACAGCTGTGGCAAATCCTTTGTTTCCAAGTCCCAACTCCAGGTCCATCAGCAAGTTCACTCAAGAGTGAGGCCCTGTGTATCTCCCGACCATGGGAAAACCTTCAGCAGCAGTCCCAACCCCCTTACACCTAAGAAAGTTCAAATGAGAGAGAAATCGTCCGTCTGCACTGTGTGTGGGAAGGCCTTCACCTACCGGTCAGAGCTGATCATTCATCAGAGAActcacacaggagagaagccttatCAGTGCGGGGACTGTGGCAAAGCCTTCACCCAGAAGTCAGCCCTCAACGTGCACCAAAGAATCCACACAGGAGAGAAGTCGTACGTGTGCGTGAAATGTGGGCTGGCTTTCGTCCAGAAGGCACACTTGGTTGCACATCACGTAATTCACACCGGagaaaaaccttacaaatgtGGCCACTGTGGGAAACGCTTTACTTCCAAGTCGCAACTCCACGTGCACAAGCGGATTCACACAGGGGAAAAACCGTACGTGTGTGATAAATGCGGGAAGGCCTTTGCCAACAGGTCAAATCTCATCACACATCAGAAAACTCATACCGGGGAGAAAGCCTACGTCTGTTCAAGGTGTGGAAAAGCCTTCATTCAGCGCTCAGACCTGGTTACACACCACAGAatccacactggagagaagccatATGGATGTAGCACCTGCGGGAAAGCCTTTACGCAGAAATCTCACCTCAATATACACCAGAAAATTCACACTGGAGAGAGACAGTACAAATGCCAAGACTGCGGGAAAGCCTTCAACCAGAAATCAATACTCATTGTGCACCAGAAAATCCACACGGGGGAGAAGCCCTACTCGTGCGCCGAGTGCGGAAAAGCTTTCATTCGGAGGTCCAACTTCATCACCCATCAACGaatccacactggagagaaaccttacaggTGCAGCGACTGCGGGAAGTCCTTTACCTCCAAGTCGCAGCTCCTGGTGCACCGGCCAGTCCACACTGGCGAGAAACCTTACGTGTGTGCcgagtgtgggaaagcctttagtGGCAGATCAAATCTCAGTAAGCACCAGAAGACTCACACCGGGGAGAAGCCATACGTGTGTTCCGAGTGTGGGAGGTCCTTCAGGCAGAAGTCAGAGTTGATGTCGCACCACAGAATCCACACTGGGGAAAAGCCTTACGATTGTGGTGACTGCGGGAAATCCTTCACTAAGAAATCCCAGCTCCAAGTGCATCAGCGAAttcacacaggagagaagccttaCAGGTGTGCtgagtgtgggaaggccttcacCGATAGGTCCAATCTGAATAAACACCAAGCGACACAcaccggagagaaaccttataagtGTGTCGTCTGTGGGAAAGGCTTTGTGCAGAAGTCCGTGCTCAGCATGCACCAGCGCGCTCACACCTGA
- the LOC127671775 gene encoding zinc finger protein 420 isoform X7 produces the protein MITRDRMSVFSPGTRLPQHPRGYSTEKPYKCEECGKGFRRASHLSQHQSIHTGEKPYECRQCGKAFSRDSQLSLHQRLHTGEKPYTCKECGKAFTQSSQLILHHRIHTGEKPYRCEACGKAFIRGSQLSRHQKVHTGEKPFECKECGKAFTQNSQLTLHQRLHTGEKLYDCKECRKVFTQLSQLILHRRIHTGEKPYECKECGKAFICGSQLSQHQKIHNGEKPYECKECGKAFVRGSLLMQHQRIHTGEKPYKCDECGKAFIRGSQLTQHQRIHTNEKPYECKECGKTFSHGSQLTQHQRIHTGEKPYQCKECGKAFNRGSLLTRHQRIHTGEKPYRCKECGKNFSRGSELTQHERIHTGEKPYECKECGKSFIRGSQLTQHQRIHTGEKPYECKECRMAFTQSSHLSQHQRLHTGEKPYVCGDCGKAFARGLLLIQHQRIHTGEKPYECKECGKSFIRGSQLTQHQRTHTGEKPYECSDCGKAFGHGSQLTLHQRVHTGEKPYECKECRKAFAQSSHLSRHQRVHTGEKPYQCKECEKAFTRGCQLTQHQRIHISDKSFDYKECRIDFSHHSQIFI, from the coding sequence ATGATAACACGTGACCGAATGTCGGTTTTCAGCCCAGGCACGCGCCTACCTCAGCATCCACGGGGCTACTCTACAGAGAAGCCCTATAAATGTGAGGAGTGCGGGAAAGGCTTCAGGCGAGCCTCACACCTGTCCCAGCATCAGAGTATTCACACTGGTGAGAAACCCTACGAATGTAGGcagtgtgggaaggccttcagcCGCGATTCCCAGCTAAGCCTTCATCAGAGACTTCACACCGGTGAGAAACCCTACACGTGCAAGGAATGCGGAAAGGCTTTCACTCAAAGCTCACAACTTATTTTGCACCACAGAATTCACACCGGCGAGAAACCGTACAGGTGCGAAGCCTGTGGGAAAGCCTTTATTCGAGGCTCACAACTCAGCCGGCATCAGAAGgtccacactggagagaaaccctttgaGTGTAAGGAGTGCGGGAAGGCCTTCACCCAGAACTCACAGCTCACTCTGCACCAGCGACTGCACACTGGCGAGAAGCTCTACGACTGTAAAGAGTGCAGGAAGGTTTTTACTCAGCTCTCGCAGCTTATCCTCCATAGAAGAATCCACACTGGCGAGAAGCCCTACGAATGTAAAGAATGCGGGAAAGCGTTCATTTGCGGCTCGCAGCTTTCTCAGCACCAGAAAATCCACAATGGAGAAAAGCCGTATGAATGTAAGGAGTGCGGGAAGGCTTTCGTTCGAGGCTCGCTGCTTATGCAACATCAAAGGATTCACACTGGTGAAAAACCCTACAAATGTGACGAGTGTGGGAAGGCCTTTATCCGTGGTTCCCAGCTCACGCAACATCAGAGGATTCACACTAATGAAAAGCCTTACGAATGCAAAGAATGTGGGAAGACCTTCAGTCACGGCTCGCAGCTCACTCAACATCAGAGGATCCATACCGGTGAGAAGCCCTATCAGTGTAAGGAGTGTGGCAAGGCCTTTAATCGCGGCTCGCTCCTCACTCGCCATCAGCGGATTCACACTGGTGAGAAACCCTACAGATGTAAAGAATGTGGGAAAAATTTTAGCCGGGGCTCAGAACTTACTCAGCACGAGAGAATCCACACGGGGGAGAAGCCCTATGAGTGTAAGGAATGCGGGAAGTCCTTTATCCGCGGCTCCCAGCTCACTCAGCATCAAAGAATCCACACGGGCGAAAAGCCGTATGAGTGTAAAGAATGCCGAATGGCCTTCACTCAGAGCTCACACCTTTCCCAGCATCAGAGACTTCATACCGGTGAGAAACCCTACGTGTGCGGCGACTGTGGGAAGGCCTTTGCACGGGGATTGCTGCTCATACAACACCAGAGAATCCACACGGGCGAGAAGCCCTATGAGTGTAAGGAATGCGGGAAGTCCTTTATCCGCGGTTCCCAACTCACTCAGCATCAGCGAACTCACACCGGAGAGAAGCCTTACGAATGCAGCGACTGTGGGAAGGCCTTTGGCCACGGCTCTCAACTAACTCTGCATCAGAGGGTCCACACAGGCgagaagccctatgaatgtaaGGAGTGCAGGAAGGCCTTCGCTCAGAGCTCACATCTTTCTCGGCACCAACGAGTTCATACTGGCGAGAAACCGTATCAGTGTAAAGAATGTGAAAAGGCGTTTACACGCGGCTGCCAACTGACGCAACATCAGAGGATTCATATCAGTGACAAGTCTTTTGACTATAAGGAATGCCGGATAGACTTTAGTCATCATTCACAGATTTTTATATGA
- the LOC127671806 gene encoding zinc finger protein 27 isoform X3, which translates to MQTDWTSTPEATPLVPEDPGSSCEGLASFMDVTVDFSREEWQRLDPAQRSLYQDVMQETCSHLRSVEELQQTGDPPVKPKSASDMVFIKTTLDAESRYECTGVRKVIHVNSYIVLPAKRPHHCDPPENALKRKLDLQTHRESNGLKRMKRPPECGKTPPCVNNEHILTGETVQDRNQGGGVLSYEQIPCQYQKIHTGEKAYECAELGRIFTQKSQLRVHVKSPVGERLYVCVECGKACPQKSEFLTHQKTHTREKPYRCSDCGKSFFQVSSLFRHQRIHTGEKLYECSSCGKGFSYNSDLRIHQKIHTGEKCHGCVYCGKAFTQKSTLKMHQKIHTGERAYVCIECGQAFIQKTHLVAHRRIHTGEKPYKCDSCGKSFVSKSQLQVHQQVHSRVRPCVSPDHGKTFSSSPNPLTPKKVQMREKSSVCTVCGKAFTYRSELIIHQRTHTGEKPYQCGDCGKAFTQKSALNVHQRIHTGEKSYVCVKCGLAFVQKAHLVAHHVIHTGEKPYKCGHCGKRFTSKSQLHVHKRIHTGEKPYVCDKCGKAFANRSNLITHQKTHTGEKAYVCSRCGKAFIQRSDLVTHHRIHTGEKPYGCSTCGKAFTQKSHLNIHQKIHTGERQYKCQDCGKAFNQKSILIVHQKIHTGEKPYSCAECGKAFIRRSNFITHQRIHTGEKPYRCSDCGKSFTSKSQLLVHRPVHTGEKPYVCAECGKAFSGRSNLSKHQKTHTGEKPYVCSECGRSFRQKSELMSHHRIHTGEKPYDCGDCGKSFTKKSQLQVHQRIHTGEKPYRCAECGKAFTDRSNLNKHQATHTGEKPYKCVVCGKGFVQKSVLSMHQRAHT; encoded by the exons ATGCAAACTGACTGGACTTCAACCCCGGAAGCTACACCATTGGTCCCAGAGGATCCTGGGAGCTCCTGTGAG GGATTGGCGTCCTTCATGGATGTGACTGTAGATTTCAGCAGAGAGGAGTGGCAGCGTCTAGACCCTGCTCAAAGGAGTCTCTATCAGGACGTAATGCAGGAGACCTGCAGCCACCTGCGCTCAGTGG AAGAACTGCAGCAGACTGGTGACCCGCCAGTAAAACCTAAATCAGCAAGTGATATGGTTTTCATCAAGACGACGCTGGATGCGGAGAGTCGTTATGAATGCACAGGCGTTAGGAAGGTAATCCATGTGAACTCGTACATTGTTCTCCCTGCCAAGAGGCCCCATCACTGCGACCCACCTGAGAACGCGCTGAAGCGTAAGTTAGATTTACAGACTCACAGGGAGAGTAACGGTCTGAAGAGAATGAAAAGGCCGCCCGAGTGCGGTAAAACCCCACCCTGTGTCAACAATGAACATATTCTAACAGGAGAGACAGTACAGGACCGTAATCAAGGCGGAGGAGTCCTCAGTTATGAACAAATACCTTGTCAAtatcagaaaattcatactggGGAGAAAGCATATGAGTGTGCTGAATTGGGAAGGATTTTTACCCAGAAGTCACAGCTCAGAGTGCATGTGAAATCTCCTGTAGGAGAAAGACTCTATGTGTGTGTTGAATGTGGGAAGGCGTGTCCTCAGAAGTCAGAGTTCCTCACACATCAAAAAACCCACACTAGAGAGAAGCCCTATAGATGCAGTGACTGTGGGAAGTCCTTTTTCCAAGTCTCTTCTCTCTTCAGGCACCAGAGgattcacactggagagaagctcTATGAATGTAGCAGTTGTGGGAAGGGGTTCTCTTACAACTCAGACCTCCGGATACATCAGAAGATCCATACAGGAGAGAAATGTCACGGCTGTGTCTACTGTGGCAAAGCCTTCACACAAAAGTCCACACTCAAGATGCACCAGAAAATCCACACGGGAGAGAGGGCCTATGTCTGTATTGAATGTGGACAGGCTTTTATCCAGAAGACACACCTGGTCGCACACCGAAGAATTCACACTGGAGAAAAGCCATACAAGTGTGACAGCTGTGGCAAATCCTTTGTTTCCAAGTCCCAACTCCAGGTCCATCAGCAAGTTCACTCAAGAGTGAGGCCCTGTGTATCTCCCGACCATGGGAAAACCTTCAGCAGCAGTCCCAACCCCCTTACACCTAAGAAAGTTCAAATGAGAGAGAAATCGTCCGTCTGCACTGTGTGTGGGAAGGCCTTCACCTACCGGTCAGAGCTGATCATTCATCAGAGAActcacacaggagagaagccttatCAGTGCGGGGACTGTGGCAAAGCCTTCACCCAGAAGTCAGCCCTCAACGTGCACCAAAGAATCCACACAGGAGAGAAGTCGTACGTGTGCGTGAAATGTGGGCTGGCTTTCGTCCAGAAGGCACACTTGGTTGCACATCACGTAATTCACACCGGagaaaaaccttacaaatgtGGCCACTGTGGGAAACGCTTTACTTCCAAGTCGCAACTCCACGTGCACAAGCGGATTCACACAGGGGAAAAACCGTACGTGTGTGATAAATGCGGGAAGGCCTTTGCCAACAGGTCAAATCTCATCACACATCAGAAAACTCATACCGGGGAGAAAGCCTACGTCTGTTCAAGGTGTGGAAAAGCCTTCATTCAGCGCTCAGACCTGGTTACACACCACAGAatccacactggagagaagccatATGGATGTAGCACCTGCGGGAAAGCCTTTACGCAGAAATCTCACCTCAATATACACCAGAAAATTCACACTGGAGAGAGACAGTACAAATGCCAAGACTGCGGGAAAGCCTTCAACCAGAAATCAATACTCATTGTGCACCAGAAAATCCACACGGGGGAGAAGCCCTACTCGTGCGCCGAGTGCGGAAAAGCTTTCATTCGGAGGTCCAACTTCATCACCCATCAACGaatccacactggagagaaaccttacaggTGCAGCGACTGCGGGAAGTCCTTTACCTCCAAGTCGCAGCTCCTGGTGCACCGGCCAGTCCACACTGGCGAGAAACCTTACGTGTGTGCcgagtgtgggaaagcctttagtGGCAGATCAAATCTCAGTAAGCACCAGAAGACTCACACCGGGGAGAAGCCATACGTGTGTTCCGAGTGTGGGAGGTCCTTCAGGCAGAAGTCAGAGTTGATGTCGCACCACAGAATCCACACTGGGGAAAAGCCTTACGATTGTGGTGACTGCGGGAAATCCTTCACTAAGAAATCCCAGCTCCAAGTGCATCAGCGAAttcacacaggagagaagccttaCAGGTGTGCtgagtgtgggaaggccttcacCGATAGGTCCAATCTGAATAAACACCAAGCGACACAcaccggagagaaaccttataagtGTGTCGTCTGTGGGAAAGGCTTTGTGCAGAAGTCCGTGCTCAGCATGCACCAGCGCGCTCACACCTGA
- the LOC127671806 gene encoding zinc finger protein 27 isoform X1, producing the protein MDVTVDFSREEWQRLDPAQRSLYQDVMQETCSHLRSVEELQQTGDPPVKPKSASDMVFIKTTLDAESRYECTGVRKVIHVNSYIVLPAKRPHHCDPPENALKRKLDLQTHRESNGLKRMKRPPECGKTPPCVNNEHILTGETVQDRNQGGGVLSYEQIPCQYQKIHTGEKAYECAELGRIFTQKSQLRVHVKSPVGERLYVCVECGKACPQKSEFLTHQKTHTREKPYRCSDCGKSFFQVSSLFRHQRIHTGEKLYECSSCGKGFSYNSDLRIHQKIHTGEKCHGCVYCGKAFTQKSTLKMHQKIHTGERAYVCIECGQAFIQKTHLVAHRRIHTGEKPYKCDSCGKSFVSKSQLQVHQQVHSRVRPCVSPDHGKTFSSSPNPLTPKKVQMREKSSVCTVCGKAFTYRSELIIHQRTHTGEKPYQCGDCGKAFTQKSALNVHQRIHTGEKSYVCVKCGLAFVQKAHLVAHHVIHTGEKPYKCGHCGKRFTSKSQLHVHKRIHTGEKPYVCDKCGKAFANRSNLITHQKTHTGEKAYVCSRCGKAFIQRSDLVTHHRIHTGEKPYGCSTCGKAFTQKSHLNIHQKIHTGERQYKCQDCGKAFNQKSILIVHQKIHTGEKPYSCAECGKAFIRRSNFITHQRIHTGEKPYRCSDCGKSFTSKSQLLVHRPVHTGEKPYVCAECGKAFSGRSNLSKHQKTHTGEKPYVCSECGRSFRQKSELMSHHRIHTGEKPYDCGDCGKSFTKKSQLQVHQRIHTGEKPYRCAECGKAFTDRSNLNKHQATHTGEKPYKCVVCGKGFVQKSVLSMHQRAHT; encoded by the exons ATGGATGTGACTGTAGATTTCAGCAGAGAGGAGTGGCAGCGTCTAGACCCTGCTCAAAGGAGTCTCTATCAGGACGTAATGCAGGAGACCTGCAGCCACCTGCGCTCAGTGG AAGAACTGCAGCAGACTGGTGACCCGCCAGTAAAACCTAAATCAGCAAGTGATATGGTTTTCATCAAGACGACGCTGGATGCGGAGAGTCGTTATGAATGCACAGGCGTTAGGAAGGTAATCCATGTGAACTCGTACATTGTTCTCCCTGCCAAGAGGCCCCATCACTGCGACCCACCTGAGAACGCGCTGAAGCGTAAGTTAGATTTACAGACTCACAGGGAGAGTAACGGTCTGAAGAGAATGAAAAGGCCGCCCGAGTGCGGTAAAACCCCACCCTGTGTCAACAATGAACATATTCTAACAGGAGAGACAGTACAGGACCGTAATCAAGGCGGAGGAGTCCTCAGTTATGAACAAATACCTTGTCAAtatcagaaaattcatactggGGAGAAAGCATATGAGTGTGCTGAATTGGGAAGGATTTTTACCCAGAAGTCACAGCTCAGAGTGCATGTGAAATCTCCTGTAGGAGAAAGACTCTATGTGTGTGTTGAATGTGGGAAGGCGTGTCCTCAGAAGTCAGAGTTCCTCACACATCAAAAAACCCACACTAGAGAGAAGCCCTATAGATGCAGTGACTGTGGGAAGTCCTTTTTCCAAGTCTCTTCTCTCTTCAGGCACCAGAGgattcacactggagagaagctcTATGAATGTAGCAGTTGTGGGAAGGGGTTCTCTTACAACTCAGACCTCCGGATACATCAGAAGATCCATACAGGAGAGAAATGTCACGGCTGTGTCTACTGTGGCAAAGCCTTCACACAAAAGTCCACACTCAAGATGCACCAGAAAATCCACACGGGAGAGAGGGCCTATGTCTGTATTGAATGTGGACAGGCTTTTATCCAGAAGACACACCTGGTCGCACACCGAAGAATTCACACTGGAGAAAAGCCATACAAGTGTGACAGCTGTGGCAAATCCTTTGTTTCCAAGTCCCAACTCCAGGTCCATCAGCAAGTTCACTCAAGAGTGAGGCCCTGTGTATCTCCCGACCATGGGAAAACCTTCAGCAGCAGTCCCAACCCCCTTACACCTAAGAAAGTTCAAATGAGAGAGAAATCGTCCGTCTGCACTGTGTGTGGGAAGGCCTTCACCTACCGGTCAGAGCTGATCATTCATCAGAGAActcacacaggagagaagccttatCAGTGCGGGGACTGTGGCAAAGCCTTCACCCAGAAGTCAGCCCTCAACGTGCACCAAAGAATCCACACAGGAGAGAAGTCGTACGTGTGCGTGAAATGTGGGCTGGCTTTCGTCCAGAAGGCACACTTGGTTGCACATCACGTAATTCACACCGGagaaaaaccttacaaatgtGGCCACTGTGGGAAACGCTTTACTTCCAAGTCGCAACTCCACGTGCACAAGCGGATTCACACAGGGGAAAAACCGTACGTGTGTGATAAATGCGGGAAGGCCTTTGCCAACAGGTCAAATCTCATCACACATCAGAAAACTCATACCGGGGAGAAAGCCTACGTCTGTTCAAGGTGTGGAAAAGCCTTCATTCAGCGCTCAGACCTGGTTACACACCACAGAatccacactggagagaagccatATGGATGTAGCACCTGCGGGAAAGCCTTTACGCAGAAATCTCACCTCAATATACACCAGAAAATTCACACTGGAGAGAGACAGTACAAATGCCAAGACTGCGGGAAAGCCTTCAACCAGAAATCAATACTCATTGTGCACCAGAAAATCCACACGGGGGAGAAGCCCTACTCGTGCGCCGAGTGCGGAAAAGCTTTCATTCGGAGGTCCAACTTCATCACCCATCAACGaatccacactggagagaaaccttacaggTGCAGCGACTGCGGGAAGTCCTTTACCTCCAAGTCGCAGCTCCTGGTGCACCGGCCAGTCCACACTGGCGAGAAACCTTACGTGTGTGCcgagtgtgggaaagcctttagtGGCAGATCAAATCTCAGTAAGCACCAGAAGACTCACACCGGGGAGAAGCCATACGTGTGTTCCGAGTGTGGGAGGTCCTTCAGGCAGAAGTCAGAGTTGATGTCGCACCACAGAATCCACACTGGGGAAAAGCCTTACGATTGTGGTGACTGCGGGAAATCCTTCACTAAGAAATCCCAGCTCCAAGTGCATCAGCGAAttcacacaggagagaagccttaCAGGTGTGCtgagtgtgggaaggccttcacCGATAGGTCCAATCTGAATAAACACCAAGCGACACAcaccggagagaaaccttataagtGTGTCGTCTGTGGGAAAGGCTTTGTGCAGAAGTCCGTGCTCAGCATGCACCAGCGCGCTCACACCTGA